The following is a genomic window from Pseudomonadota bacterium.
GCCGATCCGCTCCTGAATGACCGGCGCGCTCTTGACCTGGTCGTCGAGCACGATAGCCATGCGCCGCTTGACGTTGCGGCCGCTCATCTCGTCGAGGGCATCGATCCCCTCCCCCTCGAAGTTCACGAGCACATTCGGCTTGTTGGTGCGCTCATCGCTCGAGACGAAGGCTTCCTGAATATAGTCACCGGTGAGCTCGGTCCGCGAGTACAGGGTGTAGGTGCGCCACCCCGTGCGTACAGCTTCACCCGCACCCGCCGTGTTCGTCTCGAGCGGGTCGATCTCGCCCAACAGCAGCTCCTGATCCGCAGGGATCTTCCGCGCAGAAGCCAACGTCTCGACGTAGCTCTCGAGCTTGGCGTAGGCGTCTTCGCCATACGCCACGAGGTAGCTCGACGCCACCTGCGGCTTGTTGGGTCCAGCCGATGCGGGCTCCACCCGCCGTTCCACACCCTCGGGCAGGTCAGCCAGGTCGGCAACGAACGTCGATTCGTCGGCCACGATCTTGAATTCCAAACGCGCGGTCTTGCTGATGATCTCGCGAATACGCTCGAAGGCCGATTCGTCCGCGCCGGGCACCTCTACGATGATGTCCGTACCCTGTGCCGTGATCGAGGTCTCCTTCAGGCCGAGCCCATCGACGCGGTTGGAAATGGTCTCCCGAGCCTGCTGTACGGCGGTGTCGCGGATGTTGGCCAAGAAGTCGGGATCGACCGCCAGCACCACTTCGGTGTCCGACCTCGAGATCTCACGCAGGTCTTCGTACCGGTTCAGCAGCTCCCGATCGAGCTGCCCCGTATCGCTCGCCGACTTGAAGGACACACGAAAGCGACGGCGGTCCTCGAGCTTGGCCACATCCACCCTGGCGCGGGTCTTGGCCATGTGGTCTCTCGTGGGGCTCTCAGCCTCGGGTATGATACCGAGCTTGATTCCTAGCTCGTTGAGAATCTGCTCGGCTCGGGTGTCGCGCCGGTCCCGTATGGCCTCATCGACTTCGACTTCGTAGACGAGTCGCAGCCCTCCTCGAATGTCCAGGCCTGGGCTGATGCGGCTCGAGAAGATGTCCTTTACGTACCCGGGCGCGGGCAACCAGCCATCCAACGTCGGCCACAAGGCGAACCACGCGGCAACGGTCAAGGAAAACACGAAAAGGAATCGAACGTACCAGCCCTTGTCCATCACCCCTGTCCCCGTGGCTCCTAGGCGGCGATCACGACTTCTTGCTCGGAGCGGGCTGCTTCGCGTCGGGCTCGGTGCCGGCACGAGGCTTTTCCGCGCGAGCTTCGATGTGCGATCTCAGGATGTTTATCTTGACCCGATCCGCGATCTGCAGGGTAGCCTCTTGCTCGCCGATCTCGACCACCTCGCCACGAATCCCCCCTCGCGTCCGAACCTTGTCACCCTTCTGCAGCGACTTGAGCATGCTGTCGTGCTCTCGCTGACGCTTCTGCTGCGGGCGGATGAGCAGGAAGTAGAACATGAAGAACATGACCGCCAGCATTCCGAGCTGCATGCCGCCACCCCCGCAACCCGGCGCTTGACCGCCCCCGCGCTCACCAACCTGCTGTGCGGCCTCGGCGCCAGTTGCCTCGGGCTGCAACCACAACAGCATCTTGAAAAGGAAGATTCGCATCTACACAGCAGGTGGGGCCACACGGCCTCGGAGTGCTTGCAAAGGCGCCCGGCGTGCCCTGGTCGGTGGGCTCTTTTGGCCCAAAAAAGTGGGCGCGTTCTACTCCAAGGCCAAAAGCCCGTCAACCAGGCGCCAACTTCGGGGCCGCAGACCGAGGTGGCGTTGGGGAATCTTCGCTCTCGCACGTCGCAGCGAAGCGCGCGGAAACGCCTCGCGACCTGGTCAGGCTGTGCTAGACACGCGATCATGGTGGAGAAGGTCGATAAAGTCTG
Proteins encoded in this region:
- the secD gene encoding protein translocase subunit SecD codes for the protein MDKGWYVRFLFVFSLTVAAWFALWPTLDGWLPAPGYVKDIFSSRISPGLDIRGGLRLVYEVEVDEAIRDRRDTRAEQILNELGIKLGIIPEAESPTRDHMAKTRARVDVAKLEDRRRFRVSFKSASDTGQLDRELLNRYEDLREISRSDTEVVLAVDPDFLANIRDTAVQQARETISNRVDGLGLKETSITAQGTDIIVEVPGADESAFERIREIISKTARLEFKIVADESTFVADLADLPEGVERRVEPASAGPNKPQVASSYLVAYGEDAYAKLESYVETLASARKIPADQELLLGEIDPLETNTAGAGEAVRTGWRTYTLYSRTELTGDYIQEAFVSSDERTNKPNVLVNFEGEGIDALDEMSGRNVKRRMAIVLDDQVKSAPVIQERIGGGHCQITLGGYRDYTELLNEARDLVLVLKAGALPVPIRPSNEQLIGPTLGQDAVQKGARGVLVGVSMVLVFMLIYYQAAGAVADLMVLLNLLFLLATLAFFEATLTLPGIAGIALTVGMAVDANVLVTERIREELRTGKSTRAAVEQGFGRAFWAIMDSQFTTFLAGVVLFNFGTGPIKGFAVTLMAGICSSLFTGVFCSRVMFDWIARGLRIQRLPVG
- the yajC gene encoding preprotein translocase subunit YajC, yielding MRIFLFKMLLWLQPEATGAEAAQQVGERGGGQAPGCGGGGMQLGMLAVMFFMFYFLLIRPQQKRQREHDSMLKSLQKGDKVRTRGGIRGEVVEIGEQEATLQIADRVKINILRSHIEARAEKPRAGTEPDAKQPAPSKKS